One stretch of Motilibacter rhizosphaerae DNA includes these proteins:
- a CDS encoding DUF5999 family protein, which produces MSCSHTPECPDAAAPDHEAAVIVSSHYEQGWALLCNGVVLFEDTGELLPGGIAVEPHRRAFAAA; this is translated from the coding sequence ATGAGCTGCAGCCACACCCCGGAGTGCCCGGACGCCGCCGCCCCCGACCACGAGGCCGCGGTGATCGTCTCCAGCCACTACGAGCAGGGCTGGGCGCTGCTGTGCAACGGCGTCGTGCTGTTCGAGGACACCGGCGAGCTGCTGCCCGGCGGGATCGCGGTCGAGCCGCACCGCCGGGCCTTCGCCGCCGCCTGA
- a CDS encoding isoprenylcysteine carboxyl methyltransferase family protein: protein MAWYVVLVLAVALERLAELVVATRNARWSLSQGGRESGQGHWPFMVTLHTGLLAACLLEAGLLHRSFVPALGWTCLALVVLAQALRWWCIRTLGRQWNTRVIVVPGLARVSGGPYRWLAHPNYVAVVVEGLALPLVRSAWITAAAFTLLNLPLLAVRLRAEERALASLA from the coding sequence ATGGCCTGGTACGTCGTGCTCGTCCTCGCCGTCGCGCTGGAGCGGCTCGCCGAGCTCGTCGTGGCCACCCGCAACGCGCGCTGGAGCCTGTCCCAGGGCGGGCGGGAGAGCGGCCAGGGGCACTGGCCGTTCATGGTGACGCTGCACACCGGCCTGCTCGCCGCCTGCCTGCTCGAGGCGGGGCTGCTGCACCGCTCGTTCGTGCCCGCCCTCGGCTGGACGTGCCTCGCGCTCGTCGTCCTCGCCCAGGCCCTGCGCTGGTGGTGCATCCGCACGCTCGGGCGGCAGTGGAACACCCGCGTCATCGTCGTGCCGGGGCTCGCGCGCGTGTCGGGCGGCCCGTACCGCTGGCTGGCGCACCCCAACTACGTCGCGGTCGTCGTCGAGGGGCTCGCGCTGCCGCTGGTCCGCTCCGCGTGGATCACCGCTGCCGCCTTCACCCTGCTCAACCTCCCGCTGCTCGCGGTGCGCCTGCGCGCCGAGGAGCGCGCGCTCGCGTCGCTGGCCTGA
- a CDS encoding phosphatase domain-containing protein translates to MPYAAVDVDGVLADVRHRLPHLQHRPKDWDAFFAAAPDDPLLPEGEAVARRLAEDHRIVYLTGRPERCRRDTEAWLQQHGLPEGRLVMRRQGDRRPARVTKVELLRRLIQEAPVDVLVDDDVEVLEAARTAGFAVLPADWMPRALDEQLTLADAQQTEGRT, encoded by the coding sequence CTGCCCTACGCCGCGGTGGACGTGGATGGCGTGCTCGCCGACGTCCGCCACCGGCTGCCGCACCTGCAGCACCGGCCGAAGGACTGGGACGCGTTCTTCGCCGCGGCGCCCGACGACCCCCTGCTCCCGGAGGGCGAGGCCGTCGCCCGGCGGCTCGCCGAGGACCACCGGATCGTCTACCTCACTGGCCGGCCCGAGCGCTGCCGGCGCGACACCGAGGCCTGGCTGCAGCAGCACGGGCTGCCCGAGGGCAGGCTCGTCATGCGCCGCCAGGGCGACCGCCGCCCGGCCCGGGTCACCAAGGTCGAGCTGCTGCGCCGGCTGATCCAGGAGGCCCCCGTCGACGTGCTCGTCGACGACGACGTGGAGGTGCTGGAGGCGGCGCGCACGGCGGGATTCGCCGTGCTCCCCGCCGACTGGATGCCGCGCGCCCTCGACGAGCAGCTCACGCTCGCCGACGCCCAGCAGACGGAGGGCCGGACCTGA
- a CDS encoding NAD(P)/FAD-dependent oxidoreductase — MSAPVDLLVVGGGPVGLGTAVLAAEAGMRVVVAEQRAYPVDKACGEGLMPTALGLVQALGADPEGCAIGGIAYLTADGSVRASARFRGGTGRGVRRLELSRALRARTLECGVELRQLRVDAVEQTADDVRAGGVRARWAVAADGLHSPLRRSLGLAAPERGPARYGLRRHYALAPWSDEVEVSWTAGAEAYVTPVGPDLVGVALLSTRSGRGYDELLAGFPALRARLGDAVGGPVRGAGPLRQGASDLRAGRVLLAGDAAGYVDALTGEGIAVGLRGAGELVRCLVRDEAEAYAARAARSTRRTRVLTLGLLSASRVPPVRSALVPAAARLPRVFERVVGALA; from the coding sequence ATGAGCGCTCCGGTCGACCTCCTCGTCGTCGGCGGCGGCCCCGTCGGGCTGGGCACGGCCGTGCTCGCCGCCGAGGCCGGGATGCGGGTCGTCGTGGCCGAGCAGCGGGCGTACCCCGTCGACAAGGCGTGCGGCGAGGGGCTGATGCCGACGGCGCTGGGGCTCGTCCAGGCGCTCGGCGCGGACCCCGAGGGGTGCGCGATCGGCGGCATCGCGTACCTCACGGCAGACGGGTCGGTGCGCGCCTCCGCCCGCTTCCGTGGCGGGACCGGGCGCGGCGTGCGGCGCCTGGAGCTCTCCCGCGCCCTGCGCGCGCGGACGCTGGAGTGCGGGGTCGAGCTGCGCCAGCTGCGGGTGGACGCCGTCGAGCAGACCGCGGACGACGTCCGCGCCGGTGGCGTCCGCGCGCGCTGGGCCGTCGCCGCGGACGGCCTGCACTCCCCGCTGCGCCGCTCGCTCGGGCTCGCGGCGCCCGAGCGGGGCCCGGCGCGCTACGGGCTGCGGCGGCACTACGCCCTCGCCCCCTGGAGCGACGAGGTCGAGGTGTCGTGGACGGCGGGGGCCGAGGCGTACGTCACTCCCGTGGGGCCGGACCTCGTCGGCGTCGCGCTGCTCAGCACGCGCAGCGGCCGCGGCTACGACGAGCTGCTCGCGGGCTTCCCCGCGCTGCGGGCCCGGCTGGGCGACGCGGTCGGCGGCCCCGTCCGGGGCGCCGGCCCGCTGCGCCAGGGCGCCAGCGACCTGCGCGCCGGCCGGGTGCTGCTCGCGGGCGACGCAGCGGGCTACGTCGACGCGCTCACCGGCGAGGGCATCGCCGTCGGCCTGCGCGGGGCGGGCGAGCTGGTGCGCTGCCTGGTGCGCGACGAGGCGGAGGCGTACGCCGCGCGGGCTGCCCGGAGCACGCGCCGCACGCGGGTCCTCACCCTCGGGCTGCTCTCCGCCTCCCGCGTCCCACCCGTCCGGTCGGCGCTCGTGCCGGCCGCGGCGCGCCTGCCGCGGGTCTTCGAGCGGGTCGTCGGCGCCCTGGCCTGA
- a CDS encoding type III polyketide synthase yields MTRIAAAATALPEHRYAQEDITRAFAAVVHPGEDKLALLDRFHRATGVETRHLALALEDYAGLDFTAANDAFVRVAVELGERAVRSALERAGLEPADVDLVISTTVTGLAVPSVDARLVGRLGLRPDVRRLPLFGLGCVAGAAGIARAADHLAGHPDDVVVLLAVELCSLTVQRDDDSVPNLIGSGLFGDGAGAVVLVGERRAERMGLAAGAGTPAVVDSQSAFYPDTERVMGWDIGSTGFRLVLAASVADVVEEHLARDVKGFLSGHDLDVSDIRVLVGHPGGPKVLDTVTRVLGLAPDALQHSWDSMREAGNLSSVSVISVLERTVAAGPPAAHDPGLLFAMGPGFCSELVLLDW; encoded by the coding sequence GTGACCCGGATCGCGGCTGCGGCCACCGCCCTGCCTGAGCACCGCTACGCCCAGGAGGACATCACCCGCGCCTTCGCCGCCGTCGTCCACCCGGGCGAGGACAAGCTGGCGCTGCTCGACCGCTTCCACCGGGCGACGGGCGTCGAGACGCGGCACCTCGCCCTCGCGTTGGAGGACTACGCGGGCCTGGACTTCACCGCCGCCAACGACGCGTTCGTCCGCGTCGCCGTCGAGCTGGGGGAGCGCGCGGTGCGCTCCGCGCTGGAACGCGCCGGCCTCGAGCCCGCCGACGTCGACCTCGTCATCTCGACGACGGTCACCGGGCTCGCCGTCCCGAGCGTCGACGCGCGGCTCGTCGGCCGGCTGGGACTGCGCCCCGACGTGCGCCGCCTGCCGCTGTTCGGCCTCGGCTGCGTCGCGGGCGCGGCCGGGATCGCCCGCGCCGCCGACCACCTCGCCGGCCACCCGGACGACGTCGTCGTCCTGCTCGCGGTGGAGCTCTGCTCGCTGACCGTGCAGCGCGACGACGACTCGGTGCCCAACCTCATCGGCAGCGGGCTGTTCGGCGACGGCGCGGGCGCGGTCGTCCTCGTCGGCGAGCGGCGCGCCGAGCGGATGGGCCTCGCCGCCGGAGCCGGTACGCCCGCCGTCGTCGACTCGCAAAGCGCGTTCTACCCCGACACCGAGCGCGTCATGGGCTGGGACATCGGCAGCACCGGGTTCCGCCTCGTGCTGGCCGCCAGCGTCGCCGACGTCGTCGAGGAGCACCTCGCCCGCGACGTGAAGGGCTTCCTCTCGGGTCATGACCTCGACGTCAGCGACATCCGGGTCCTCGTCGGACACCCCGGAGGTCCCAAGGTCCTCGACACCGTGACCCGCGTGCTGGGCCTGGCGCCCGACGCGCTGCAGCACTCCTGGGACTCCATGCGGGAGGCCGGCAACCTCTCCTCGGTCTCCGTCATCTCCGTGCTCGAGCGCACGGTCGCCGCCGGCCCGCCTGCCGCGCACGACCCCGGGCTGCTGTTCGCCATGGGGCCGGGCTTCTGCTCCGAGCTCGTCCTGCTGGACTGGTGA
- a CDS encoding phosphatase PAP2 family protein, whose protein sequence is MFHLSFGWRTAAELCAAWALLGLALALLPWRWARIGALAARECAVMVGLYGVWMLVGAYTLHDERGAVRRGQDIWSAERALHLPSEAWVQRPVSGTPLLAHAADAYYIYGHFTVLTICLAWTWWYHRSAYARLRRLIIVATLLATAVQVVPVAPPRLLPGHLVVDLGTEYGETVYGPGGLGAASQLAAMPSIHVLWSTLVGLTVVVLWRSRWRWLGLVHPVTMSLVVVVTGNHYWADGAVSEVLLAVSALAVLGVPRLLRGRSAPPSVVEPVAPATVPASAG, encoded by the coding sequence GTGTTCCACCTGAGCTTCGGCTGGCGGACGGCCGCCGAGCTGTGCGCCGCCTGGGCGCTGCTCGGGCTCGCGCTGGCGCTGCTCCCGTGGAGGTGGGCGCGCATCGGCGCGCTCGCGGCCCGGGAGTGCGCCGTCATGGTCGGGCTGTACGGCGTCTGGATGCTCGTGGGGGCCTACACGCTGCACGACGAGCGCGGAGCGGTACGCCGCGGCCAGGACATCTGGTCGGCCGAGCGCGCCCTGCACCTGCCGAGCGAGGCCTGGGTCCAGCGCCCGGTGTCGGGGACGCCGCTGCTCGCGCACGCGGCCGACGCGTACTACATCTACGGGCACTTCACCGTGCTCACCATCTGCCTGGCCTGGACGTGGTGGTACCACCGCAGCGCCTACGCGCGGCTGCGTCGGCTCATCATCGTTGCCACGCTGCTCGCGACGGCCGTGCAGGTCGTACCGGTCGCTCCGCCACGGCTGCTGCCGGGCCACCTGGTGGTCGACCTCGGCACGGAGTACGGCGAGACGGTCTACGGTCCCGGCGGCCTCGGCGCGGCGAGCCAGCTGGCGGCGATGCCCTCCATCCACGTCCTGTGGTCGACGCTCGTGGGCCTGACCGTCGTCGTGCTCTGGCGCTCCCGGTGGCGCTGGCTCGGGCTGGTCCACCCGGTGACGATGTCGCTCGTCGTCGTGGTGACCGGCAACCACTACTGGGCGGACGGGGCGGTCAGCGAGGTCCTCCTCGCGGTCTCCGCCCTGGCGGTGCTGGGCGTGCCCCGGCTGCTCCGCGGTCGGTCGGCTCCTCCGAGCGTGGTCGAGCCCGTGGCGCCGGCCACCGTGCCGGCGAGCGCAGGGTAG
- a CDS encoding AAA family ATPase, giving the protein MRLHSLTVTAFGPFAGTVELDVDALHDAGLFLLSGPTGAGKTTLLDAVVFALYGAVPGARRAAGHLRSDHADAGAAPEVVLELTVRGRRLRVRRRAAWDRPKRRGTGTVREQARVSVEELGCDGPQVLSTRLDEAGHLLRELVGMTQDQFCQVVLLPQGEFARFLRADADERRAILQTLFGTGRFAAVEAWLAERRRATARLVEELQGELEVSLGRVDQAAGDAARHGAAVADDAPPAAGPDDTAGAAGSHDPADTADTADTAGAGGPGDGAGADGADPAAGAPDPLTAAQDRVRRLSAAARAQADAAVVELRAARDREAAARAQAGDAAQLAADTADAQELERRRGALAAAAVERPRWTAERAAALRAAPVAGLLPVAAAAERAASTAGRARDAVRRELPGPLRGQPSPALGDLLAATRGELAVLEQLMAETAPTRWASDLARLTSTVAAERAAVDAAGLRRDALPQRRALLAAALDAAAAAAAEEPALERELAAARAARSAADEAAVLATQLTAAATRAQDLRGRGLDAKEAWLAARSRRLDAMAAELAAGLLPGDPCPVCGSAEHPAPALGGADAAVDEERARRSADAAEARAAAAAEQEAGLRARAAAAAARAGDDPAVLAARCTGLEARWVASRTAREEAARSRAALDALAEEERSTSAEVLRATGALAGLEAELAALGRERAAAEERRTAARGEDPDVEQRHARLGDLVHRVERVLDAERQAEATAARAAAAREEAEQAATAAGFPDAAAAAAASLPPAELAALETRLQALDREEAALAERLAEPRFSGGRLEALLGGDPEAPARELAAATEELARAAAALEGAVAAQGLASRRAVELEGLVLEVDDRVERLRPAQSDAVLAERLSRLVEGAGGDNALRMRLSAYVLAARLEQVAEAATERLQRMSSGRYSLVHSDGAGAGRGRAGLGLQVVDAWTGVARDPGTLSGGEAFTASLALALGLSDVVTAEAGGAVIETLFVDEGFGSLDEDTLDEVLDVLDGLREGGRAVGVVSHVAELRARVPVQVLVDKGRQGSSVSVTGLVPRGPGAAPAGDRASAGAAGSRTAA; this is encoded by the coding sequence GTGCGCCTGCACTCCCTGACCGTGACCGCGTTCGGCCCCTTCGCCGGCACGGTCGAGCTCGACGTCGACGCCCTCCACGACGCCGGCCTCTTCCTGCTCTCCGGCCCGACGGGCGCGGGGAAGACGACCCTGCTCGACGCGGTCGTCTTCGCCCTGTACGGCGCCGTCCCCGGCGCCCGCCGGGCAGCCGGGCACCTGCGCAGCGACCACGCCGACGCCGGGGCCGCGCCGGAGGTGGTGCTGGAGCTGACCGTGCGCGGGAGGCGCCTGCGCGTACGCCGTCGTGCGGCCTGGGACCGGCCGAAGCGGCGCGGCACCGGAACCGTGCGCGAGCAGGCGCGCGTGTCCGTCGAGGAGCTGGGGTGCGACGGGCCGCAGGTGCTCTCCACCAGGCTCGACGAGGCCGGCCACCTGCTGCGCGAGCTCGTCGGCATGACGCAGGACCAGTTCTGCCAGGTGGTGCTGCTGCCGCAGGGCGAGTTCGCGCGGTTCCTGCGCGCCGACGCCGACGAGCGCCGCGCCATCCTGCAGACGCTGTTCGGGACCGGCCGCTTCGCCGCCGTCGAGGCCTGGCTCGCCGAGCGCCGTCGGGCGACGGCCCGCCTCGTCGAGGAGCTGCAGGGCGAGCTCGAGGTGTCGCTCGGCCGCGTCGACCAGGCCGCGGGGGACGCCGCGCGCCATGGGGCGGCGGTCGCGGACGACGCACCACCGGCTGCCGGCCCTGACGACACCGCTGGCGCTGCCGGCTCGCACGACCCTGCCGACACTGCCGACACTGCCGACACTGCCGGCGCTGGCGGCCCTGGAGACGGTGCCGGCGCTGACGGCGCCGACCCGGCCGCGGGCGCGCCGGACCCGCTGACCGCGGCGCAGGACCGCGTGCGCCGGCTCTCCGCGGCGGCGCGCGCGCAGGCGGACGCCGCCGTGGTCGAGCTGCGGGCCGCCCGCGACCGGGAGGCGGCGGCGCGTGCGCAGGCCGGGGACGCGGCGCAGCTCGCCGCGGACACGGCCGACGCGCAGGAGCTGGAGCGCCGCCGGGGCGCCCTGGCCGCGGCAGCGGTGGAGCGGCCGCGCTGGACCGCGGAGCGCGCGGCCGCGCTGCGGGCCGCGCCCGTCGCGGGGCTCCTGCCGGTGGCGGCGGCGGCCGAGCGGGCCGCGTCGACCGCCGGTCGCGCACGGGACGCGGTGCGCCGCGAGCTCCCCGGGCCACTGCGCGGGCAGCCGTCTCCGGCGCTCGGGGACCTGCTGGCGGCGACGCGCGGGGAGCTCGCGGTCCTCGAGCAGCTCATGGCGGAGACCGCGCCGACGCGCTGGGCCAGCGACCTCGCCCGGCTGACCTCGACCGTCGCCGCCGAGCGCGCCGCCGTGGACGCCGCGGGCCTGCGCCGCGACGCACTCCCCCAGCGGCGCGCCCTGCTCGCCGCGGCCCTCGACGCCGCTGCGGCCGCAGCCGCGGAGGAGCCCGCCCTCGAGCGCGAGCTCGCCGCGGCGCGCGCCGCCCGGTCCGCCGCGGACGAGGCCGCAGTGCTCGCCACGCAGCTGACTGCCGCCGCGACCCGGGCCCAGGACCTCCGGGGCCGGGGGCTCGACGCCAAGGAGGCCTGGCTCGCCGCGCGCAGCCGTCGCCTGGACGCGATGGCCGCGGAGCTCGCGGCCGGGCTGCTGCCCGGGGACCCGTGCCCGGTGTGCGGCTCGGCAGAGCACCCGGCCCCAGCGCTCGGGGGCGCGGACGCCGCGGTGGACGAGGAGCGCGCGCGGCGCTCCGCCGACGCGGCCGAGGCCCGCGCGGCTGCCGCAGCCGAGCAGGAGGCCGGGCTGCGCGCCCGCGCCGCCGCCGCCGCAGCCCGGGCAGGGGACGACCCGGCGGTGCTCGCCGCCCGCTGCACCGGGCTCGAGGCGCGCTGGGTCGCCTCCCGCACCGCCCGCGAGGAGGCCGCCCGCTCGCGCGCCGCGCTCGACGCGCTGGCCGAGGAGGAGCGGAGCACGTCGGCAGAGGTGCTGCGGGCGACCGGCGCGCTCGCGGGGCTGGAGGCGGAGCTGGCGGCGCTCGGGCGCGAGCGGGCGGCGGCGGAGGAGCGGCGTACCGCGGCGAGGGGCGAGGACCCCGACGTCGAGCAGCGCCACGCGCGGCTCGGCGACCTCGTCCACCGCGTCGAGCGCGTGCTCGACGCGGAGCGGCAGGCGGAGGCGACCGCGGCACGGGCCGCCGCCGCCCGCGAGGAGGCCGAGCAGGCCGCGACGGCCGCCGGGTTCCCGGACGCGGCAGCCGCAGCAGCGGCGTCGCTCCCGCCGGCGGAGCTGGCCGCCCTCGAGACCCGGCTCCAGGCCCTGGACCGGGAGGAGGCCGCCCTGGCCGAGCGGCTCGCCGAGCCGCGCTTCTCGGGAGGCCGCCTCGAGGCCCTGCTCGGCGGCGACCCGGAGGCGCCGGCCCGCGAGCTGGCCGCGGCCACGGAGGAGCTCGCGCGGGCCGCAGCCGCCCTCGAAGGGGCGGTCGCGGCCCAGGGCCTGGCGAGCCGGCGGGCGGTCGAGCTCGAGGGGCTCGTCCTCGAGGTCGACGACCGGGTGGAGCGGCTGCGCCCCGCCCAGTCCGACGCGGTGCTGGCCGAGCGCCTCTCCCGGCTCGTCGAGGGCGCCGGAGGCGACAACGCCCTGCGCATGCGGCTGTCCGCCTACGTCCTCGCGGCGCGCCTCGAGCAGGTCGCCGAGGCGGCCACCGAGCGGTTGCAGCGGATGTCCAGCGGGCGCTACTCCCTGGTCCACAGCGACGGCGCCGGTGCGGGCCGGGGCCGGGCCGGCCTGGGGCTCCAGGTCGTCGACGCGTGGACCGGCGTCGCCCGCGACCCCGGCACCCTGTCCGGCGGCGAGGCCTTCACGGCCTCCCTCGCGCTCGCGCTCGGGCTGTCCGACGTCGTGACCGCGGAGGCCGGCGGCGCCGTCATCGAGACCCTCTTCGTCGACGAGGGGTTCGGCTCGCTCGACGAGGACACCCTCGACGAGGTCCTCGACGTCCTCGACGGCCTGCGCGAGGGCGGGCGCGCCGTCGGCGTCGTCAGCCACGTCGCCGAGCTGCGCGCCCGGGTGCCCGTCCAGGTGCTCGTGGACAAGGGGCGCCAGGGCTCGTCGGTCTCGGTCACGGGGCTGGTCCCCCGCGGGCCCGGAGCGGCGCCCGCCGGCGATCGCGCTTCAGCAGGCGCCGCTGGGAGCAGGACAGCAGCGTGA
- the gcvP gene encoding aminomethyl-transferring glycine dehydrogenase has translation MTSPFTARHIGPDPVEQQKMLQRLGYDSLEALLDAAVPAGIRSTAELDLPLPASEEEATAELRALAARNAVRVPMIGLGYFRCLTPAVVRRNVLEDPSWYTAYTPYQPEISQGRLEALFTFQTLVSDLTALPVAGASLLDEATAAAEALTMAARVARGAAKGGAFVVDADTHPQTLALLTGRAEPLGIPLVVRDVVREGLPDGPVLGVLLSYPTSSGAVHDLRALAAEVHERGGLVAAATDLLALTLLTPPGEWGADVAVGSAQRFGVPLFYGGPHAGFMSVRDELARQLPGRLVGLSRDADGQPAYRLALQTREQHIRRDKATSNICTAQVLLAVVSAMYASYHGAEGLRAIAERVHGHAADLAAGLRAAGVELAADAYVDTVTAVVPGRAEQVVAAAREAGVDLRLVDADRVGVSCDETTRPEHVDAVLAAFGAARVEAAEPALPAALGRTSAYLTAPVFTDHRSETELLRYLKRLSDRDYALDRGMIPLGSCTMKLNATSELEPISWPEFADVHPFQPAEDAEGYRRLIADLEHWLAEVTGYDAVSVQPNAGASGELAGLLAIRGYHRANGDEGRDVCLVPASAHGTNAASAVLAGLRVVVVGTTDDGEVDLDDLRAKIAANEGRVAAIMVTYPSTHGVYEDTITTVCELVHEAGGQVYVDGANLNALVGIARPGAFGADVSHLNLHKTFCIPHGGGGPGVGPVAARAHLAPYLPGHPLGGERPESAPVSAAPWGSAGILPIPWMYIRMMGAEGLRRATEVAVLSANYVAARLRDSYPVLYSGHDGLVAHECILDLRPLTKETGITVDDVAKRLIDYGFHAPTMSFPVAGTLMVEPTESEDLREIDRFCDAMIAIRQEAAAVAAGRWPAGDNPLARAPHPAYLLAEEWDRAYTRKEAVYPEGVDRAAKYWPPVSRIDAAWGDRNLVCACPPIEAYED, from the coding sequence GTGACGTCCCCCTTCACCGCCCGCCACATCGGCCCCGACCCGGTCGAGCAGCAGAAGATGCTGCAGCGGCTGGGCTACGACAGCCTCGAGGCCCTGCTCGACGCGGCGGTCCCCGCCGGCATCCGCTCCACCGCCGAGCTCGACCTGCCGCTGCCGGCCAGCGAGGAGGAGGCGACCGCGGAGCTGCGCGCGCTCGCCGCCCGCAACGCCGTCCGGGTCCCGATGATCGGCCTCGGGTACTTCCGCTGCCTGACCCCGGCGGTCGTGCGCCGCAACGTGCTCGAGGACCCCTCCTGGTACACCGCGTACACGCCGTACCAGCCGGAGATCTCCCAGGGCCGGCTCGAGGCGCTGTTCACCTTCCAGACCCTGGTCAGCGACCTCACCGCGCTGCCCGTCGCCGGCGCGAGCCTGCTCGACGAGGCGACCGCCGCGGCCGAGGCGCTGACGATGGCCGCGCGGGTCGCGCGCGGCGCGGCGAAGGGCGGGGCGTTCGTCGTCGACGCCGACACCCACCCGCAGACGCTCGCGCTGCTCACCGGCCGGGCCGAGCCGCTCGGCATCCCCCTCGTCGTGCGCGACGTGGTGCGCGAGGGCCTGCCCGACGGGCCTGTGCTCGGCGTGCTGCTGAGCTACCCGACCTCCTCCGGCGCCGTCCACGACCTCCGCGCGCTCGCCGCCGAGGTCCACGAGCGCGGCGGCCTCGTCGCCGCGGCGACCGACCTGCTCGCGCTCACGCTGCTGACCCCGCCCGGGGAGTGGGGCGCCGACGTCGCCGTCGGCAGCGCGCAGCGCTTCGGCGTCCCGCTGTTCTACGGCGGCCCGCACGCCGGCTTCATGTCGGTGCGCGACGAGCTCGCCCGCCAGCTCCCCGGCCGCCTGGTCGGGCTGAGCCGCGACGCGGACGGGCAGCCGGCGTACCGGCTCGCGCTGCAGACCCGCGAGCAGCACATCCGGCGCGACAAGGCGACCTCCAACATCTGCACCGCGCAGGTCCTGCTCGCCGTCGTCAGCGCGATGTACGCGAGTTACCACGGCGCCGAGGGCCTCCGGGCGATCGCCGAGCGGGTCCACGGCCACGCCGCCGACCTCGCCGCCGGGCTGCGCGCGGCGGGCGTCGAGCTCGCGGCCGACGCGTACGTCGACACCGTCACCGCGGTGGTGCCGGGGCGCGCCGAGCAGGTCGTCGCCGCAGCGCGCGAGGCCGGCGTCGACCTGCGCCTCGTCGACGCCGACCGCGTCGGTGTGTCGTGCGACGAGACCACGCGACCGGAGCACGTCGACGCAGTCCTCGCGGCGTTCGGCGCGGCCCGGGTGGAGGCCGCCGAGCCGGCGCTGCCGGCGGCGCTGGGACGCACCAGCGCGTACCTCACGGCGCCGGTGTTCACCGACCACCGCAGCGAGACCGAGCTGCTGCGCTACCTCAAGCGCCTGTCCGACCGGGACTACGCGCTGGACCGCGGGATGATCCCGCTCGGCTCCTGCACGATGAAGCTCAACGCCACCAGCGAGCTCGAGCCCATCTCGTGGCCGGAGTTCGCCGACGTCCACCCGTTCCAGCCGGCCGAGGACGCCGAGGGCTACCGGCGGCTCATCGCCGACCTCGAGCACTGGCTCGCCGAGGTCACGGGCTACGACGCGGTCTCGGTGCAGCCGAACGCCGGCGCGTCCGGCGAGCTCGCCGGGCTGCTGGCGATCCGCGGGTACCACCGCGCCAACGGTGACGAGGGCCGCGACGTCTGCCTCGTGCCGGCCAGCGCGCACGGGACGAACGCCGCGTCGGCGGTGCTCGCCGGGCTGCGCGTCGTGGTCGTCGGCACCACGGACGACGGCGAGGTCGACCTCGACGACCTCCGCGCGAAGATCGCGGCGAACGAGGGGCGCGTCGCCGCGATCATGGTGACCTACCCGTCGACGCACGGCGTCTACGAGGACACCATCACCACCGTGTGCGAGCTCGTGCACGAGGCCGGCGGCCAGGTCTACGTCGACGGCGCCAACCTCAACGCGCTCGTCGGCATCGCGCGCCCCGGCGCGTTCGGCGCCGACGTCAGCCACCTCAACCTGCACAAGACGTTCTGCATCCCGCACGGCGGTGGCGGTCCCGGCGTCGGCCCGGTAGCGGCGCGGGCGCACCTCGCGCCGTACCTCCCCGGCCACCCGCTGGGCGGCGAGCGGCCGGAGAGCGCGCCGGTCAGCGCGGCGCCGTGGGGGAGCGCCGGGATCCTGCCGATCCCGTGGATGTACATCCGGATGATGGGCGCCGAGGGCCTGCGCCGCGCCACCGAGGTCGCCGTGCTGTCGGCCAACTACGTCGCGGCGCGGCTGCGCGACTCCTACCCCGTGCTCTACAGCGGGCACGACGGGCTCGTGGCCCACGAGTGCATCCTCGACCTGCGCCCGCTGACGAAGGAGACGGGCATCACGGTCGACGACGTCGCCAAGCGGCTCATCGACTACGGCTTCCACGCCCCGACCATGAGCTTCCCGGTCGCCGGGACGCTGATGGTGGAGCCGACGGAGAGCGAGGACCTGCGCGAGATCGACCGGTTCTGCGACGCGATGATCGCGATCCGGCAGGAGGCGGCGGCCGTGGCCGCCGGGCGCTGGCCCGCAGGGGACAACCCGCTCGCGCGGGCGCCGCACCCGGCGTACCTGCTGGCCGAGGAGTGGGACCGGGCCTACACCCGCAAGGAGGCGGTGTACCCCGAGGGCGTGGACCGCGCGGCCAAGTACTGGCCGCCGGTGTCGCGGATCGACGCCGCGTGGGGCGACCGGAACCTCGTCTGCGCGTGCCCGCCGATCGAGGCGTACGAGGACTAG